The Salinibacterium sp. M195 genome includes a window with the following:
- a CDS encoding GNAT family N-acetyltransferase, translating into MSHIRPARLHDLPGTYRACLHTSDAGGDGSALYQNPDLLGHIYVGPYIVGEPHFAFVIADDHGVAGYVLGTPDTRVFEAWQEREWWPALRAAYPMAGGDTLDDELIAQIHTPVTAPDTVVANYPAHLHIDLLPRVQGRGLGRVMLETLFEALRAGGVSGIHLDVGEDNHNAIAFYRHLGFAELARGTDSIYLGMELS; encoded by the coding sequence ATGAGCCATATTCGCCCGGCACGACTTCACGATCTTCCGGGAACCTATCGCGCCTGCCTTCACACCTCGGATGCTGGGGGTGATGGGAGCGCTCTCTATCAGAATCCCGACCTCTTGGGCCACATCTACGTTGGCCCCTACATCGTGGGTGAACCCCACTTCGCGTTCGTCATCGCCGATGACCACGGAGTAGCCGGTTATGTTCTCGGCACCCCAGATACCCGCGTCTTTGAGGCGTGGCAGGAGCGCGAGTGGTGGCCAGCGTTGCGTGCCGCCTACCCGATGGCGGGGGGTGACACTCTCGACGATGAACTCATCGCGCAGATACACACGCCGGTGACCGCACCCGATACTGTGGTGGCGAACTATCCAGCACACCTACACATCGACTTGTTGCCGCGGGTACAAGGCAGAGGCTTGGGGCGAGTAATGCTGGAGACGTTGTTCGAGGCACTGCGCGCTGGCGGAGTGAGCGGCATCCATTTGGATGTCGGAGAAGACAACCACAATGCGATCGCGTTCTATCGTCACCTGGGGTTCGCGGAACTTGCCCGCGGAACCGATTCGATTTATCTGGGAATGGAACTGTCGTGA
- a CDS encoding protein O-GlcNAcase, giving the protein MTAAAHLAPGLGSTAPSPFAIRGVIEGYYGLPWSHEQRLGLISFLAERGMNTFVYSPKDDPLVRHEWRSPYVGAELSRLAELIAHCAANGMTFMYCLSPGLTIKYSSGTDLEMLLAKFTAVRELGVTSLGLLLDDIPARLQHPQDKAAFTDIVEAHQSLISAVFSELDSASHLTVCPTQYWGYGDEDYISRLGRGLDPRIDLFWTGRAICSPTLDLADAALFARSTGRPATYWDNYPVNDVAMGHELHIGPYQGRDPQLFRFSTGIIANGMELFESSKIPFATIAAYLRDPEGYDAESSWNQALLDVVGPANIEDFRLFADTVRFSCLSADDAPDLAQALEHFTFELEYGDRARAASELSQRAESMVNAAHRLLSGPVSNPALIAEVRPWLESFLLGSEALVEVARLAAADRLEADGAFLLRPFLEGLRSAHRRVFGDLLDMTLAELVAAGAPPPAPSVTALTTAKD; this is encoded by the coding sequence ATGACCGCAGCCGCTCATCTTGCTCCAGGCCTCGGTTCCACAGCGCCATCACCATTCGCCATCCGCGGAGTGATTGAAGGGTATTACGGCCTGCCCTGGAGTCATGAGCAGCGGCTCGGCCTCATTAGTTTCCTCGCGGAACGCGGAATGAACACTTTCGTTTACTCGCCAAAAGATGACCCTCTGGTTCGTCACGAATGGCGCAGTCCTTATGTCGGTGCAGAACTTTCCCGCTTGGCAGAGTTGATCGCTCACTGCGCGGCCAACGGCATGACGTTCATGTATTGCCTCTCCCCTGGCCTCACCATCAAGTACTCCAGCGGCACCGACCTCGAAATGCTGCTTGCTAAGTTCACCGCGGTTCGCGAATTGGGCGTCACCAGCCTTGGCTTGTTGCTCGACGATATTCCGGCGCGACTGCAGCATCCGCAAGACAAAGCGGCCTTCACTGACATCGTCGAGGCGCATCAGTCGCTCATCAGCGCCGTGTTTTCAGAACTCGACAGCGCAAGCCACCTCACCGTGTGTCCGACGCAATACTGGGGCTACGGCGATGAGGACTACATCAGCCGTCTTGGTCGCGGTCTCGATCCCCGCATTGATCTGTTCTGGACTGGGCGCGCAATCTGTTCCCCCACGCTTGATCTCGCCGATGCCGCGCTGTTCGCCCGGTCAACTGGCCGACCAGCAACCTACTGGGACAACTACCCCGTCAACGACGTCGCGATGGGCCACGAACTTCACATCGGGCCGTACCAAGGGCGCGACCCGCAGCTGTTCCGCTTTTCCACGGGCATCATTGCTAATGGCATGGAACTCTTCGAGTCGTCGAAGATCCCGTTTGCCACTATCGCCGCGTACTTGCGCGACCCAGAAGGCTATGACGCGGAGTCGAGTTGGAACCAAGCGCTTCTGGATGTCGTTGGCCCTGCCAACATCGAAGATTTTCGACTTTTTGCCGACACTGTTCGTTTCTCGTGCCTCTCCGCCGACGATGCCCCCGACCTTGCACAGGCGCTGGAACACTTCACTTTTGAACTGGAGTACGGCGATCGTGCGCGCGCGGCTTCCGAACTATCGCAGCGTGCCGAGTCGATGGTCAACGCAGCACACCGCTTACTCAGTGGCCCCGTGAGCAATCCGGCGCTCATTGCTGAAGTTCGGCCTTGGCTCGAGTCATTTCTACTTGGTTCTGAAGCTCTCGTAGAGGTTGCCCGTCTTGCGGCGGCTGACCGCCTCGAGGCCGATGGTGCTTTCCTTCTTCGGCCGTTCCTTGAGGGCCTGCGAAGTGCGCATCGTCGAGTGTTTGGCGATTTGCTCGATATGACTTTGGCGGAGCTTGTCGCCGCCGGAGCTCCACCACCCGCACCATCCGTCACTGCATTAACTACAGCAAAGGACTGA
- a CDS encoding glycosyltransferase family 2 protein, translated as MEALAAITYWVTWTLIAYYALYNGIFLVILLRGALEVSREVSWPSSASLSEVFANPLTPGISIIVPAHNEESGIVDAVHALLNLRYPLTRIVVVDDGSTDDTFLKLQDNFDLRPSDKELAAVPEHQGEIIDVWASRGGDLTVIRKHSVRLRSDAVNAGLRAADQELVCMIDADSLLEQDALLHIAAPFVADPTVVGVGGVIRPANGVTVSRGAVTNIEMPKRWVERIQVVEYLRAFLVGRTGWASINGLMIISGAFGAFRRDAVLEVGGLDINSLAEDADLVVSITKKARDEKRPYRLAFVAEPVCWTEVPNTFSALSGQRRRWSQGLGELIAKRRKMILNPRYGVLGMLTLPYFVLFEFYGPIFGVLGAFIAVAGAVTGLITWQLFMLAFFVSVGLSLISSLTSVLIEESAYHRYSRLKDVFALLATTLVELMGFHLVHTWWRLQGVYRATFRRPSDWGTIERVGFEQEPEADPAR; from the coding sequence GTGGAAGCTCTCGCGGCAATCACGTACTGGGTGACGTGGACTCTCATTGCCTACTACGCGCTCTACAACGGAATCTTCTTGGTAATTCTCTTGAGAGGAGCACTCGAGGTCTCCCGCGAAGTCAGTTGGCCCTCTTCCGCCTCACTCTCAGAAGTGTTCGCAAATCCTTTAACACCGGGGATTTCGATCATCGTGCCGGCTCACAACGAGGAGTCTGGGATTGTCGACGCCGTGCACGCCTTGCTCAATTTGAGGTATCCGCTAACGCGGATTGTTGTCGTTGATGATGGATCGACTGATGACACCTTCCTCAAACTTCAAGACAACTTCGACTTACGCCCTTCCGATAAAGAACTCGCGGCCGTTCCTGAACACCAGGGTGAAATCATCGATGTCTGGGCATCACGCGGTGGCGACCTGACGGTCATCCGTAAGCACAGCGTCCGGTTGCGATCGGACGCCGTGAACGCGGGACTTCGTGCTGCAGACCAAGAGCTTGTGTGCATGATCGACGCAGACTCGCTTCTGGAACAGGATGCATTGCTCCATATCGCTGCGCCGTTTGTCGCCGATCCGACCGTCGTCGGAGTCGGCGGAGTTATCCGACCAGCAAACGGTGTCACGGTATCGCGGGGAGCGGTAACAAATATTGAAATGCCCAAACGCTGGGTCGAACGGATCCAAGTGGTGGAGTACTTGAGAGCGTTTCTCGTGGGCCGCACCGGCTGGGCCTCCATCAACGGCCTCATGATCATCTCAGGAGCATTCGGGGCATTTCGTCGCGACGCAGTCCTTGAGGTTGGCGGCCTTGACATCAACTCTCTCGCGGAGGACGCAGATCTGGTGGTGTCCATCACAAAAAAGGCGCGCGATGAAAAGCGGCCGTACCGGCTGGCATTCGTCGCCGAACCCGTGTGTTGGACCGAAGTACCGAACACGTTTTCGGCGCTGAGCGGTCAGCGTCGTCGCTGGTCGCAGGGCCTCGGGGAACTCATTGCGAAGCGGCGGAAGATGATCTTGAATCCCCGCTACGGAGTGCTCGGGATGCTCACACTCCCCTACTTCGTGCTGTTCGAGTTTTATGGGCCAATCTTTGGGGTGCTCGGCGCATTCATCGCCGTGGCTGGCGCCGTCACCGGCCTGATTACCTGGCAACTGTTCATGCTCGCGTTCTTCGTCTCGGTGGGACTTTCTCTCATTTCATCGCTGACCTCCGTTCTCATAGAAGAGAGCGCATACCACCGGTATTCGCGGTTGAAGGACGTGTTCGCGCTCCTGGCCACGACGCTCGTGGAGCTGATGGGATTCCACCTGGTGCACACGTGGTGGAGGTTGCAAGGGGTTTATCGGGCCACATTCCGCCGTCCCAGTGACTGGGGAACCATCGAGCGAGTCGGTTTCGAACAGGAACCCGAAGCCGACCCAGCTCGCTAG
- a CDS encoding carbohydrate ABC transporter permease, translating to MKPNRKVTPYLFVVPAMAVFGFAVLFPVIMTFAYSFTEWNGYGAMQFVGIDNYIKAANDVLFRDSFVHVLIYIAATIVLEVVVGLVLAGLVSVRRRGSLWFRVAIFTPVMLPMVVVAVLWSFVYNNDFGLLNAALVNFGLDDLQRVWLGDPATALLAVSVVSGWVYAGFYMTIFYAAFSQVPTEIIEAARLDGAGEWQLFRRIKVPMIRNAITVALLLCITGGFQGFDLFYVMTNGGPYGATEIPTTYLVKSVFTFQNVGYGSAMAVVLTAVVVALGLVFTRVNREKPEKVSA from the coding sequence GTGAAGCCGAACCGCAAGGTCACGCCGTACCTGTTCGTGGTGCCCGCGATGGCAGTGTTCGGTTTCGCGGTGCTGTTTCCGGTCATCATGACGTTTGCGTATAGCTTCACGGAGTGGAATGGCTACGGTGCGATGCAGTTCGTCGGCATCGACAACTACATCAAGGCGGCGAACGATGTGCTGTTCCGCGATTCATTCGTTCATGTGCTCATCTACATCGCGGCGACAATCGTCCTCGAGGTCGTTGTCGGCCTGGTGCTGGCGGGGCTTGTTAGTGTGCGCCGCCGCGGCTCCCTCTGGTTTCGGGTGGCCATCTTTACTCCGGTAATGCTTCCCATGGTCGTCGTGGCCGTGCTCTGGTCTTTCGTTTATAACAACGATTTCGGGTTACTGAATGCGGCCCTCGTCAATTTCGGCCTCGATGATCTGCAACGCGTATGGCTAGGAGACCCGGCAACGGCTCTTCTCGCTGTGAGCGTCGTCTCCGGCTGGGTATATGCCGGCTTCTACATGACCATCTTCTACGCCGCTTTCAGCCAGGTACCAACCGAAATCATCGAAGCGGCGCGGCTCGACGGCGCTGGCGAATGGCAGCTTTTTCGACGCATCAAGGTTCCGATGATTCGCAACGCAATCACCGTGGCGCTGCTGCTGTGCATCACCGGTGGCTTCCAAGGTTTCGACTTGTTTTACGTGATGACAAATGGTGGACCCTACGGCGCTACGGAGATACCGACCACCTACCTTGTTAAGTCCGTATTCACTTTCCAGAATGTTGGCTACGGTTCAGCGATGGCCGTCGTACTCACGGCGGTGGTCGTCGCGCTGGGGCTGGTCTTCACCCGCGTCAATCGCGAAAAGCCAGAGAAGGTGAGCGCATGA
- a CDS encoding ATP-dependent RecD-like DNA helicase codes for MSKITLSPEQAAVFAAIETTNDNLFVTGRAGTGKSTLLNHLSQNTSKQIVICAPTGVAALNVGGQTIHSLFRLPIGVIADHELEQNPQLRKLLNTIETLVIDEVSMVNSDLLDAIDRSLRQARQRKNEPFGGVQVVLFGDPYQLAPVPGDPDERAYFEDRYRSMWFFDALVWEETELTIYELTSIHRQHEGEFKYMLNAVRHNGVTAEIAERLNAVGARPAPNDGTITLATTNSAVTRINATELARLPGKVLTAKAEISGEFGGRAYPADDALDLKVGAQVMFLRNDTNEGGTQRWVNGSVGTVTKIASTVWVEVDGRDYEVKPAIWEKFKYSYSARTKALRKDVVAEFTQFPLRLAWAVTIHKSQGKTYDRAIVDLGSRSFAPGQTYVALSRISSLDGLYLSRPLRPSDIIVDENVVRFMSRTQPIPAIEA; via the coding sequence GTGTCAAAAATCACTCTGTCGCCTGAGCAAGCAGCCGTCTTCGCTGCTATCGAGACGACGAACGACAACCTCTTCGTCACAGGTCGTGCCGGCACCGGAAAATCGACGCTGCTTAACCACCTCTCACAGAACACGTCGAAACAGATTGTGATCTGCGCTCCGACCGGTGTTGCCGCCCTCAACGTGGGTGGACAGACGATCCACTCGCTGTTTCGGCTGCCCATTGGGGTCATCGCTGACCACGAGCTCGAACAAAATCCTCAACTGCGCAAACTTCTCAACACCATTGAAACTCTCGTCATCGATGAAGTCTCGATGGTCAATTCAGATCTCCTTGACGCCATCGACCGTAGCCTTCGTCAGGCGCGTCAGCGCAAGAATGAGCCATTTGGTGGGGTGCAAGTCGTGCTCTTTGGTGATCCGTACCAGCTTGCGCCAGTGCCAGGGGATCCGGATGAACGCGCCTACTTCGAAGACCGCTACCGATCCATGTGGTTCTTTGATGCGCTGGTGTGGGAAGAGACCGAGCTCACGATCTATGAGTTGACGAGCATCCACCGCCAGCATGAAGGCGAATTCAAGTACATGCTGAATGCGGTGCGCCACAACGGAGTGACGGCAGAGATCGCTGAGCGACTCAATGCCGTTGGCGCGCGACCGGCGCCGAATGACGGCACGATCACTCTGGCGACCACGAACAGCGCCGTCACCCGGATCAATGCCACGGAACTCGCTCGCTTGCCCGGCAAAGTGCTCACTGCGAAAGCAGAAATCTCGGGAGAGTTTGGTGGGCGTGCCTATCCAGCGGATGACGCGCTCGACCTGAAAGTCGGCGCCCAAGTGATGTTCTTGCGCAACGATACGAATGAGGGCGGAACCCAACGCTGGGTCAACGGCAGCGTCGGCACGGTAACCAAGATCGCTTCCACGGTCTGGGTCGAAGTCGACGGACGCGACTACGAGGTGAAGCCGGCAATCTGGGAGAAATTCAAATACTCCTACTCGGCTCGAACGAAAGCGCTGCGCAAAGATGTCGTTGCCGAGTTCACCCAGTTTCCGCTGCGCTTGGCGTGGGCCGTGACGATCCACAAATCTCAGGGCAAGACCTACGACCGCGCGATTGTTGACCTCGGATCCCGCTCCTTTGCCCCCGGCCAAACGTACGTCGCGCTCAGTCGGATCAGCAGTCTCGACGGCCTCTACCTGAGCCGACCACTTCGCCCAAGCGACATCATTGTCGACGAAAACGTCGTGCGGTTCATGTCGCGCACCCAGCCGATCCCGGCGATCGAGGCATAA
- a CDS encoding ABC transporter substrate-binding protein has protein sequence MTYRRKGTVAAIAALSATALILTGCSAGGGGSDDNVLRIAMGSPGEAQIRVWDDVAAQFEAANPDVTVEMNYQNDDLYQTIGLPNLLNGRNAPDIYFEWAGARLEQRAADGFAADLTEAVTTGPIAGLFDDEVFTSLTVDGAVVMVPHAADVTNVLWYNEDIFADAGLTPPTTWDELLDTCDALDAEGIIPIASGNKDLWAAGNWLAHLTSRIVGEDVYSSALSGETDFNTPEWVEAFGYVKELADHNCVNESANAVDDNEGAQLFFQGKAAMHAIGSWLVSWAIDEAPDLNFDYVNLPAMPGEGNQDSVIGVVTGYVVNANSAKQDLAAEFLALLNSDENVQAFIGAELTPMALSASEGEEPDSRSASLLDMLETAPAIVLPPDNGYDLETANALYAALAEVLGGQSTPEDAVAGIDHKLG, from the coding sequence ATGACCTATCGGCGAAAAGGGACCGTCGCGGCCATCGCGGCGCTGAGCGCAACTGCCCTCATTCTCACTGGCTGCTCGGCTGGCGGCGGCGGCTCCGATGACAATGTTCTCCGCATCGCGATGGGCTCCCCTGGCGAGGCCCAGATTCGGGTGTGGGATGACGTTGCCGCGCAGTTCGAAGCCGCGAATCCCGATGTCACCGTCGAGATGAACTATCAAAACGATGACCTGTACCAAACTATCGGTCTGCCTAACCTGCTCAATGGGCGCAATGCTCCGGACATCTATTTTGAGTGGGCGGGTGCTCGCCTTGAGCAACGCGCCGCTGACGGTTTTGCCGCCGATCTCACCGAAGCAGTGACGACCGGTCCTATCGCGGGGCTCTTCGACGACGAAGTCTTCACCTCTCTGACCGTTGACGGCGCCGTCGTCATGGTTCCTCACGCTGCCGACGTCACTAACGTCCTCTGGTACAACGAAGACATTTTTGCGGATGCCGGGCTCACCCCACCGACAACGTGGGACGAACTCCTCGACACGTGTGACGCTCTCGACGCCGAAGGCATTATTCCGATCGCCTCGGGCAACAAGGACCTCTGGGCCGCCGGCAACTGGCTGGCTCACCTGACCTCGCGCATTGTTGGCGAAGACGTGTACAGTTCAGCGCTCTCTGGCGAGACCGACTTCAACACTCCGGAGTGGGTAGAGGCCTTCGGCTACGTCAAAGAGCTCGCGGACCACAACTGCGTCAACGAAAGCGCGAATGCTGTCGACGACAATGAGGGCGCTCAGCTCTTCTTCCAGGGCAAGGCTGCGATGCACGCAATCGGTTCATGGCTCGTCAGCTGGGCGATTGATGAAGCCCCAGACCTCAATTTTGACTACGTCAACTTGCCTGCCATGCCTGGCGAGGGAAACCAGGACAGTGTGATCGGTGTTGTCACTGGCTACGTCGTGAATGCCAATAGCGCCAAGCAAGATCTGGCAGCAGAATTTCTCGCCCTGCTGAACAGTGACGAGAACGTGCAGGCGTTCATCGGTGCTGAGCTCACACCCATGGCGTTGTCAGCGTCAGAAGGTGAAGAGCCCGACTCTCGCAGCGCCAGCCTGCTTGACATGCTGGAGACCGCGCCAGCGATCGTTCTGCCTCCAGACAATGGCTACGATCTAGAAACCGCGAACGCTCTCTATGCAGCCCTTGCTGAGGTGCTTGGTGGCCAGAGCACTCCTGAGGATGCCGTTGCCGGCATAGATCACAAGCTCGGCTAA
- a CDS encoding sugar isomerase domain-containing protein, producing MTFANPNALDIASPAARYLSHSIELIERLLTAEAASIEAASRLIADALIANRTIHVFGTGHSHMLAEELFYRAGGLVNVKPLLFEGLMLHSSAPLSTSLERLPGLAAALLLDHPIARGDVLIVASNSGSNAVTSELVQRVIANGVPVIALTSLNHATSPAARPTSLPRLHELATVVIDNGGSVGDAAVDIVGIDKRVSPTSTVVGAAILNAVMAEAIQLAVNDGVFPDIYESSNTSSGDATNHKFTSREATV from the coding sequence ATGACTTTCGCCAACCCGAACGCCCTCGATATTGCTTCCCCTGCCGCCCGCTACCTGAGTCACTCGATCGAACTCATCGAACGACTACTCACCGCTGAGGCAGCGAGTATCGAGGCAGCATCCCGGCTCATCGCTGACGCTCTGATCGCAAACCGCACGATTCACGTCTTCGGCACTGGCCACTCGCACATGCTCGCTGAAGAGCTGTTCTACCGAGCTGGTGGCCTCGTTAACGTCAAACCGTTGCTCTTTGAGGGCCTCATGTTGCATTCGAGTGCTCCGCTCAGCACGTCACTCGAGCGTCTCCCCGGTTTGGCGGCTGCTTTGCTGCTCGATCATCCGATTGCTCGCGGCGATGTGCTGATTGTTGCGTCGAACTCGGGCAGCAATGCCGTGACCTCCGAACTCGTGCAGCGAGTTATCGCGAACGGCGTCCCGGTTATCGCGCTGACGAGCCTGAATCACGCGACGTCCCCTGCTGCTCGGCCCACTTCGCTGCCGAGACTTCATGAGCTGGCCACTGTCGTTATCGACAACGGGGGTTCCGTCGGTGACGCTGCCGTCGATATTGTGGGAATCGACAAGCGAGTTTCTCCGACCTCGACCGTTGTCGGTGCGGCAATTCTTAACGCGGTCATGGCTGAAGCAATTCAGCTTGCTGTCAACGATGGCGTTTTTCCTGACATTTACGAGAGCAGCAACACCAGCAGTGGCGATGCCACGAACCACAAGTTCACGAGCAGAGAGGCGACGGTATGA
- a CDS encoding GntR family transcriptional regulator, translating into MTVVVESTRHTLRARLRELVASTEVGKSLPSERDLSARWGVARMTIRRAVDSLVAEGLVERRHGSGTYVTPQPFVRLLGLTSFSQDMRDRGLEPSARLLAYRVSPADAAIATQLHITPGDPVVSFTRLRLGSGEAMAVETVWIPQALVPGINGGDLGGSLYELLGTRYRIAPGAANVSIEPVLPDQRVRELLTIPADQACLRIRMVDSDARGNIIMIANCFYRGDKYQLTAQVSGGAFTTEQIRTS; encoded by the coding sequence GTGACAGTAGTCGTAGAGTCCACCAGACACACGCTCAGAGCGCGCCTTCGCGAGTTGGTTGCGTCGACCGAGGTCGGCAAGAGCCTGCCAAGCGAGCGCGACTTAAGCGCGCGGTGGGGTGTCGCCCGGATGACAATCCGTCGCGCCGTTGACTCGCTCGTGGCTGAGGGGCTCGTTGAACGCCGCCACGGCTCCGGAACCTACGTGACACCGCAGCCGTTCGTGCGACTACTTGGCCTCACGTCGTTCTCGCAAGATATGCGCGACCGCGGCCTCGAGCCGAGCGCTCGGCTTCTGGCCTACCGCGTCTCCCCCGCCGATGCCGCAATCGCTACCCAATTGCACATAACCCCCGGCGACCCAGTCGTCAGTTTCACGAGACTGCGACTGGGGAGCGGAGAAGCAATGGCTGTCGAGACGGTCTGGATTCCGCAAGCTCTCGTACCCGGAATCAACGGCGGCGATCTCGGCGGTTCGCTCTACGAACTCCTCGGAACCCGCTATCGCATCGCCCCCGGCGCCGCCAACGTCTCCATTGAGCCGGTTCTGCCCGACCAGCGTGTGCGCGAGCTGCTCACCATTCCCGCAGATCAGGCCTGCCTGCGCATCCGAATGGTCGACTCCGACGCTCGAGGCAACATCATCATGATCGCCAACTGCTTTTACCGCGGCGATAAGTACCAGCTCACAGCCCAGGTCTCTGGTGGGGCCTTCACTACCGAGCAAATACGGACCAGCTAA
- a CDS encoding N-acetylglucosamine kinase — protein sequence MISVLGIDGGQSGIRLKSSAQPGTVEVDGVSRLEGDTVRTVFNAIASAWKHGRFEPVDRAVLGLTTSPPDAASAARLGALVGATTGAREVWIADDTVTSHAGALSGEAGVSLITGTGVGCLALKNDGDSRVIDGHGYLLGDAGGGFWIGSRGVSAVLKQLDGRGETTILTERAESQFAGLQNLAARLHSVHRPVNRISQFAREVLTAAVEGDVIANAIVDDAARELFMTARVGLHWVGQDAPLALGGKLLGPNTVLFARVVELLAADGLSFRPADASALDGALLLGEGGSDTIYRGLIHVWKEETAS from the coding sequence ATGATCTCGGTCCTGGGCATTGATGGCGGTCAGTCCGGCATCCGGCTGAAAAGTTCCGCCCAACCAGGAACGGTCGAAGTCGATGGAGTTAGTCGCCTCGAAGGCGACACCGTGCGCACCGTATTCAATGCAATCGCTAGCGCGTGGAAACATGGGCGATTCGAGCCCGTTGACCGCGCAGTCCTCGGGCTAACCACATCTCCGCCGGATGCCGCCTCCGCGGCCAGGCTCGGCGCCCTAGTCGGCGCAACGACCGGCGCGCGCGAGGTGTGGATCGCCGACGACACCGTCACTTCCCATGCCGGAGCCCTCTCTGGCGAAGCAGGAGTCTCACTAATCACCGGCACCGGCGTTGGCTGCCTCGCACTCAAGAACGATGGCGACTCGCGGGTTATCGACGGCCATGGCTACCTTCTTGGCGACGCTGGTGGTGGATTCTGGATCGGCAGCCGCGGAGTCTCCGCCGTCCTGAAGCAACTCGACGGCCGCGGCGAAACGACGATCCTCACCGAACGGGCCGAAAGCCAATTTGCCGGGCTTCAGAACCTCGCCGCTCGACTCCACAGCGTGCACCGCCCCGTCAATCGCATCTCGCAGTTCGCCCGCGAAGTTCTCACCGCGGCCGTAGAAGGCGACGTCATCGCCAACGCCATCGTCGACGACGCCGCCCGCGAACTCTTTATGACGGCACGCGTCGGTCTACATTGGGTCGGTCAGGATGCTCCGCTAGCGCTCGGCGGAAAATTGCTCGGCCCCAATACGGTGCTTTTCGCTCGCGTTGTCGAGCTTCTCGCAGCGGACGGGCTCTCGTTCCGCCCCGCGGATGCTTCGGCGCTCGACGGAGCCCTCCTTCTGGGCGAAGGCGGCTCAGACACCATCTATCGCGGTCTTATCCACGTGTGGAAAGAAGAAACAGCATCATGA
- a CDS encoding carbohydrate ABC transporter permease has translation MSGVSRTTRPSGSAQRSTVGRIPGVLFTLALGVIAVVFFFPMLWMVFSSFKSNSAIFATPFALPTEIDFARWAEAWEVGHIGLYAFNSAIVTGASVLGILFFGAAAAFSFSRYRFRGRNLLMGLLALGLLLPLQSYFIAQSTMFTQLAITDTRWALIIPYTAMGLPLAVYLLKVYLDAVPDELFEAARIDGASDLRVFGSIALPLLRPGLATVAIFSALSSWNEFLLALLYIQDDSLKTIPTGLLAFSSRYVTDYGLLFSALSIVTLPMIVIYIVFNKQIVEGITAGSVK, from the coding sequence ATGAGCGGGGTCAGTCGCACGACGCGCCCGTCAGGATCGGCTCAACGGTCCACGGTCGGCCGCATTCCTGGCGTGCTCTTTACGCTCGCTTTGGGCGTCATCGCGGTGGTCTTCTTCTTCCCCATGCTCTGGATGGTGTTTTCGAGCTTCAAGTCGAACTCCGCAATTTTTGCCACTCCCTTTGCCCTTCCGACCGAAATCGACTTTGCGCGGTGGGCGGAGGCCTGGGAGGTCGGACACATCGGGCTGTACGCCTTCAACAGCGCGATTGTCACCGGAGCCTCGGTATTGGGCATCTTGTTCTTCGGTGCCGCTGCCGCGTTCTCGTTTAGCCGTTATCGCTTTCGCGGCCGTAACCTGCTCATGGGGTTACTTGCTTTGGGCTTGCTGTTGCCGCTGCAGTCCTACTTCATCGCGCAGTCCACCATGTTTACCCAATTAGCGATCACTGACACCCGCTGGGCGCTCATCATCCCGTACACCGCAATGGGGTTGCCCCTCGCGGTCTACCTACTCAAGGTCTACTTGGATGCCGTGCCGGATGAACTGTTCGAGGCCGCTCGCATTGATGGGGCGAGTGACCTGCGCGTATTCGGGTCGATCGCTCTCCCGCTATTGCGGCCAGGCCTCGCCACCGTCGCCATCTTCTCGGCGCTGTCGAGCTGGAACGAGTTTTTGCTCGCTCTGCTCTACATTCAGGATGACTCGCTCAAGACGATTCCGACCGGACTGCTGGCATTCTCCAGTCGGTATGTCACCGACTACGGCTTGCTCTTCTCCGCGTTGTCGATCGTGACGCTGCCTATGATCGTGATCTACATCGTCTTCAACAAGCAGATCGTCGAGGGCATTACCGCCGGAAGCGTGAAGTAG